A region of the Clupea harengus chromosome 7, Ch_v2.0.2, whole genome shotgun sequence genome:
actattgagagagaaagaatcatattagaaacaacacagactggtgtaaatgtcaacattgcatcaaccttctgttttcatgatggcagtaaatgtgtgttctcttgttgaGGGACATTATGAGTGTCCAGCTTTTTCAACCTTAAAGACCCTCTTAAGACAAGTAAACATGGAGACACCTGCAGAGTATCTCAGCTTCACTGACATACAAAggatatgttacaaatatgtgacattgagaaatacaggttcctgaagttcAGCATCACATTTAGCTTATTAGTACAATCCAGAGGGAAAGTATAGTAAGTCattacatgtaaacatatgtCAGTAATGTGATTTACCTGATGCAGATATCTTCATGACTTCCTCCTTGCAGAAATTCTCCAGCTGCATCTTTAGTGAGGAGACCgatttcttcacagcctcaaaagagaggccttggttcacagagatgcaggataagtctttagacccaggtgtctcactgactgactggaaagtctaaatagacacacagagatagagagaaaaagagagagagaacaataagagatgacagagatagagagagagagagtgagagagaatagctGTAGTTATGAATACCAAATGAACCCAACACAAATGGTTCCTGAATCCCAAACGAACCCAACACAAATGGTTGTCCAAATGCCACTGGTTTGCCTTGACCTACATGTGGCCTGACCAAAGAGGCCGAGTGGCAGGCACCTGTGCACCTCAAGTGcctccaaacaaactgtgagccatgatgtcagggCAGATGTGCTTTTATCAATTAACCACAGGTAGTGATATCACTCAATCCCCGTCTGTCTTTTTCCTACCAATTGCCATAATGATTTTGAGCAGTTTTCTaaagaatgaaaatgtcttcgtcatgttcaaatgttttgagTGATGAATACCAAAActttcttcacacactgaaactGCATGGGGTAAGGTATCTGTTCAAATGCAGTGGActgtgttataataataataataataataataataataagcatTTATCTGTAAACTTAGAGATCCTAGAAGAAAATTCAACAATATCTAGATTTAGTTAAAATTTCCACCTAGGAATATATTCCACATAAATCAATGCCCTCAAACATTCTGTGCACTAATAATCCATCATCAACActtaccttgaggaaatggatgtcatcctctgtgtgtgaaagctgctccagctcagcatctctcctcttcagctcagcaatctcctgctccagtcgcttcaggaggtcttcagcccgactcacctcagccttctcctgatctctgatcagctctttcacctcagagcgccttctctcaatggagcggatcatctcagtaaagatcctctcactgtcatccactgctgtctgtgcagagctctgttaggagacacacaaagaggaggagtccatctaaagcagcccactcactcagctcctccacacagcctggtaCCCACAGTGTGGCTCAGAGGAGCTGGGAAGTGGCTCAGCATTACAGACTCCTGTCTGgctgactggaggagagagccctgattgagcctgaaatggctcctccagcagccagctgttgtcctcctctcctctggtcagtactcaccttgagagtctccacagccttcctcaggtcctgcagctccttctctctctcctggattctctgctggatttTACTCTGGGTCTTCCCCAAGTGTGTCTATGTTGAAGGAATACATCACATCCACAACAAACAGTTATGGTGGcatctgtcggtaggaaaaacgtatggccagagaatgtgtattaaaaccggatgtcgtcactttaatccggtctctggttggataaaacttttcaacagaaatggacaaggacctttgatttattctgtaggaaccatgccgatgcctgacttttaatgttgtgtgacgttgttgaagttcaagttcaacattaatagcgattgaattacccttgtgtcttgtaatcgctagcggtaaataaacgttaataacttgaatgactgattaaggatatatgttacacatcacaaacacatgtaatcgatgggttttgggggaaatgaggtaattggttagcttaaattgcagtatctttaggcgagctaattgacctggctagctatagcggaattaacagtgctagctttgtgtttggtcatatagcttcgtaaaagttcggttaacaagtcacttgtgtgtttagttgtatgacttcgtaaaagttcggttaacaagtcaattgagcattaagccacctgactataatgggtctattcatatcagcatgctaacgttagacttattagcagcaaggctagctagctactatgtgttccaatggattgttggtctaagcgttagcttcagttaagacctacgtgtaccacatgaacaactaaacgagtcaatgtagacatataaaaagttgtgtagatagctttattcacataagccgtataacttcacaaaaataataataatttaaagaaaaccgatcgtttgcatgcaaggcgatcaacacaacttctcaactaaaaagtaaaggtccttgtccatttctgttgaaaagttttatccaaccagagaccggattaaagtgacgacatccgggtttaatacacattctctggccatatgtttttcctaccgacagcatcatattattatcattgtcTGACAGCAGTCCTGAAAGTACAAGCTGGTTAAGCTACTGACGCTGACTGAGAGGTGATCTGTAGTGTTGCTGAATAGCCTATTGGCGAGACTCTGTTTTATTACAAGgcttgagaaaaacacaaaataagttTTGTCTTTGCggagcacaagagagaggaaCACTGATTTACTGACTTCTCATGCAGTACATCTATATTTAATCGTATTCATAGTTTCTCTTGTGGAGTTGATATAAATGTCCAACACACCCTTACTGCAACTATACCCTCActgagtgacctgtgacctctagGCAGTTGATAACCAGGTAATGTCATTCAGTCATAGTGTCAACCACTCAGGACCCTATAAAATGCATTTCAGCCCCCTAATCACTGGGCTCATCTGAGAGGACTGGGCAGCAATATTGCAGGCAGAAACCATGATGTGCCCATCTTAATATAAATTACTGTTAAATAAGAGAAGTATTACAAAATGCCAACAAACATTAAATGGTAATTTaggttttttatgtttatttattatttagataCAGTTCATATGTAACAGGAGATTCTCAGACTATGTGTTTTCATTCCTGTATGAGAATGCTGACAGTCTTGAGTTAACCATCTGGTTTTAATTATTCAGGCGTGTTTTGATGtcatttttattctctctcttcctcactctatAATAACCTAAAGAGGATGAATCTATGATGAGTCTTTCATTCCAGTTGGAAACCCAATAGCCAAATCCTACCACACAAGTCCAATCTAtcgccaagagaactcctgtccttacctgtttctctctcctccctgcagaggctgacacagtgtcatggcctttgtgttcatccaccagacagagcaaacacacacaacttagaTCCGTACGACAAAATATCTCCAGAGGCTTCTCATGTTGGgtgcagatcctctcctgtaGCTGGCCTGTGGCATCAATCACCTTGTGTTTTCGCCCAGGGTGTATGTCATTGTGAACTTTgtagtgagtttcacagtatgACACCAGACATTCCAGGcaggacttcacagctttgagttttgtcccagtgcagacgtcacactccacatctccaggtccagcagtaCATGGAACAGCTTGGATCCTGGTCTTCTTAAACTGTTCCACAAGTTCAGCaacaatattatttttgtttaaaacgggTCTTGGGGTgaacgtctgtctgcactgggggcagctgtagactcccTTCTGATCTTCCCGATCCCAACAGCTCGTAATGCAGCCCATACAGTAATTATGTCCACAGAGAAGAGTTATTGGATTGTGCAGTATATCAAGGCAAACCGGGCATGTAAAAAGGTCCTGGTTACTTGGAGCCGCTTCTGCCATTCTTCGTTTGTGCTGTGTAACGCTTCACAGGTTTTCACGTAGTTTCGTTTCGCCCGAAATCGGTGCATAACTTTGAAACGACTTCCTGGTTGGGTGGGCGTGTTCGTCTAAACATCGTCATTGACAActatggagttagatttgtttcataattcacaaacaaacgaaacgcgattcaaacaaactaaacgcgagtcacaaacaaacgaaacgcgattcaaacgaacgaaacgcgattcacaaatgtattttgtgattcacaaataaatgaccccatgacatttgtttgcaacctgacgaacacgagttacaaatccctgcattcgtctgtgaggatttttggaacttttagattcacaaatgcattttttctaaaagatattctctgcagcctatcagatctcttccaattttagccaatcacattatagtgtctatgtggactacaacCAGGATGCCTCAATTTCCAAGTTCATATTTTAGACGGGTCTTCCATCCACAGGATCCAGTCACTGAGCCCTGCTCTTTTAAGCAAGGATGTTTCTGAATAAGTGCCTCAGCAACCTCACTAAATCAGACAGGTACACTTTGTACTTCACAATGTTCTCGGCAAGTCCAAATATGCTGTGGGATCTGGCAAAAATATAACTTTGAGGGTATATTTGTCCTGGATATCTGAGACGGACACAAGGTTCATAAGTTCATTGTTGAAATCCGGATCCATGAACTGCAGTCTAATATTCCAATGCCAGTTGCATTGCTTCCGTATTTCTTCACTTAGATCactcagtgacagagagagagagagagagagagagagagagagagagagactgtgtgtgtgtgacagagagagagagagagagagagactgtgtgtgtgtgacagagagagagatcactcagTTCACCTTCTGAGAACTATTTTCTTCTGAAATCATTTTCAGTTGGATAGGAAGCGCCATTGAATCTCTgagtctgtaaaaaaaatagagGTAAAATGTTTAGGCTGGCTCTCTGTAGATGTATCTGTCATCCTCTGTAGAATCATGTAAACAAAAGCACCCCCCATCAATAAGACGCAGAACACAAATATATTGAATGTGTAGAACTCACTTTTCCCCTTCCTCATTTCAAACATAAACAGAAAGCAGAAACATTCTGGTTTACAGTTAGTGTAAGTGTCACATCATTAAGTCACCATGGGGAAGGGGCCAACCATGTAGTCAGCCAAAGGACACTCATCAAGTAAATCATTAAGCTCAATTAACAACATTTCCTTCGTCAATGAACTGAAATGACCTGAAGTGCTCCCTGTACCGTCCACACAGCTGTCTAACCATAAACCACAATCTCCTCAGAACAAGACACATCTGGACTATTTCACCAAAGTCTGGAAGCCCACTTGTAATTCCATTTGCAAGGATCATAACCTTTCTGAAGTTCAAACCCTTACTGGACACGGCCTTGGCAAGATTAACTTCAACTGTGTTAGGGTGTTTTCCCTGGATAGCCTGTGCTATTTCTGCTCTTAAAACAACTACATGAACAGTTGAAACAGTTGACACATCTGCTGTAGGCTTGTCCAGACTAAAAGCTTTACTCAAATAATACGAAATCAT
Encoded here:
- the LOC116221182 gene encoding tripartite motif-containing protein 16-like → MAEAAPSNQDLFTCPVCLDILHNPITLLCGHNYCMGCITSCWDREDQKGVYSCPQCRQTFTPRPVLNKNNIVAELVEQFKKTRIQAVPCTAGPGDVECDVCTGTKLKAVKSCLECLVSYCETHYKVHNDIHPGRKHKVIDATGQLQERICTQHEKPLEIFCRTDLSCVCLLCLVDEHKGHDTVSASAGRREKQTHLGKTQSKIQQRIQEREKELQDLRKAVETLKSSAQTAVDDSERIFTEMIRSIERRRSEVKELIRDQEKAEVSRAEDLLKRLEQEIAELKRRDAELEQLSHTEDDIHFLKTFQSVSETPGSKDLSCISVNQGLSFEAVKKSVSSLKMQLENFCKEEVMKISASVTKVQAILPPEPTTREDFLQYSCHFTLDPNTAFRDLHLSEGNRRVEWRDEVQSYPDHPERFDVDSQVLCREGVSGRCYWEVERSGEWGVNISVSYKSISRRGVGHECVFGCNDQSWSLFLSSYDSSFSHNNKHTKLPLVASSRIGVYVDHRAGTLAFYSITDTMTLLHRVQTTFTHTLYPGFVLGSGSSVKLL